One segment of Anguilla anguilla isolate fAngAng1 chromosome 1, fAngAng1.pri, whole genome shotgun sequence DNA contains the following:
- the polr3c gene encoding DNA-directed RNA polymerase III subunit RPC3 isoform X1, with protein sequence MTVQEVRLCGLLLQEHFGEVVEKVGIHLLGSGAQILRAIAHETSTPLDLVKKSLCVLVQHGMCEFRRGRRGPGGAVEYHASYERVLRILRYPRYIYTAKTLYGDTGELIVEEVLQRGHMTMSDSVRTVADRLTHNMEEGRSMEYSEVVSAFSKLVETHFLQRCPPVADVGTALPAEAEPGAPAAPAPTLAESHPDRYILPHINLTGRGKRRHPSDDSEVDSKGAKRAKMDASAASDDMGIYWQVNFDRFHQHFRDQAIVSAVASKMDQTSSEIVRTMLRMSEVTTTPTAACTQPLSANEIFRALPPSYSITRPILEQYLSLLVDDPMEFVGKSGESGGGMYVVNLHKALASLARATLESVVQERFGSRSARIFRLLLRKRHLEQKQVEDFAMIPAKEAKDMLYTLLSENLVQLQEIPKTPDHAPSRTFYLYTVNPLPTARLLLQHCYKAVGNLIERRLYETKESKRLLEKSQRIEAILASLQASGAEPSQLSEVEEMITAPERQQLQALRNHVNKLDSSENQVDETIFLLESYISSTETSR encoded by the exons ATGACGGTGCAGGAGGTGCGCCTGTgtgggctgctgctgcaggagcaCTTTGGGGAGGTGGTGGAGAAGGTCGGCATTCACCTGCTCGGGTCGGGAGCGCAGATTCTGCGTGCCATTGCCCACGAGACCAGCACCCCACTCGACCTG GTGAAGAAgtccctgtgtgtgttggtgcagCACGGCATGTGTGAGTTCAGGAGGGGGCGCAGGGGTCCCGGGGGTGCGGTGGAGTACCACGCCAGCTACGAGAGGGTCCTGCGAATCCTGCGCTACCCCCGCTACATCTACACCGCTAAGACCCTGTATGGAGACACCGGGGAGCTCATCGTGGAGGAGGTGCTGCAGcgcggtcacatgaccatgaGCGACTCTGTCAGGACTGTCGCCGACAGGCTGACGCACAACATGgagg AGGGTCGCAGCATGGAGTACAGTGAGGTGGTGTCTGCTTTTTCCAAACTGGTGGAAACCCATTTCCTCCAGCGCTGCCCTCCTGTGGCAGACGTAGGAACTGCACTCCCTGCAGAAGCAGAGCCCGGCGCTCCGGCTGCCCCTGCCCCTACCCTTGCAGAGAGCCACCCTGATCGCTACATACTTCCCCATATAAATCTCACGG GCCGGGGGAAGCGTCGTCACCCCAGTGATGACAGTGAAGTGGACTCAAAGGGGGCCaagagagccaaaatggatgCCTCAGCG GCTTCGGACGATATGGGGATCTACTGGCAGGTGAACTTCGACAGGTTCCACCAGCACTTCCGAGACCAGGCGATTGTCAGTGCGGTCGCCAGCAAAATGGACCAG ACCAGCAGCGAGATCGTCAGGACGATGCTGAGGATGAGCGAAGTGACGACCACGCCCACCGCCGCCTGCACACAGCCTCTCTCCGCTAACGAG ATATTCCGCGCCCTCCCGCCCAGTTACAGCATCACCCGGCCCATCCTGGAGCAGTACCTGTCCCTCCTGGTGGACGACCCG ATGGAGTTCGTGGGGAAGTCGGGCGAGAGCGGCGGGGGGATGTACGTCGTCA ATCTGCACAAGGCATTAGCCAGCCTGGCAAGGGCCACTCTGGAGTCGGTGGTGCAGGAGAG GTTTGGTTCGCGGTCGGCTCGTATCTTCCGGCTGTTGCTGCGGAAACGACACCTGGAACAGAAGCAGGTGGAAGACTTCGCCATGATCCCAGCGAAAGAGGCCAAAGACATGCTGTACACACTGCTCTCTGAGAACCTAGTTCAACTGCAG GAAATCCCAAAGACGCCTGACCACGCCCCATCCCGCACTTTCTACCTGTACACTGTCAACCCCCTACCGACAGCCAGACTGCTGCTCCAGCACTGCTACAAG gccgtGGGTAACCTGATCGAGAGGCGTCTGTATGAAACAAAGGAAAGCAA GCGCCTGCTGGAGAAGTCCCAGCGCATCGAGGCGATCCTGGCGTCGCTGCAGGCCAGCGGGGCGGAGCCCAGCCAGCTGTCTGAAGTGGAGGAGATGATCACTGCGCCAGagaggcagcagctgcaggcacTGCGCAACCATGTCAACAA GTTGGACTCCAGCGAGAACCAGGTGGATGAGACCATCTTCCTTTTGGAGTCCTACATCAGCTCCACGGAGACGTCccgctga
- the polr3c gene encoding DNA-directed RNA polymerase III subunit RPC3 isoform X2: MCEFRRGRRGPGGAVEYHASYERVLRILRYPRYIYTAKTLYGDTGELIVEEVLQRGHMTMSDSVRTVADRLTHNMEEGRSMEYSEVVSAFSKLVETHFLQRCPPVADVGTALPAEAEPGAPAAPAPTLAESHPDRYILPHINLTGRGKRRHPSDDSEVDSKGAKRAKMDASAASDDMGIYWQVNFDRFHQHFRDQAIVSAVASKMDQTSSEIVRTMLRMSEVTTTPTAACTQPLSANEIFRALPPSYSITRPILEQYLSLLVDDPMEFVGKSGESGGGMYVVNLHKALASLARATLESVVQERFGSRSARIFRLLLRKRHLEQKQVEDFAMIPAKEAKDMLYTLLSENLVQLQEIPKTPDHAPSRTFYLYTVNPLPTARLLLQHCYKAVGNLIERRLYETKESKRLLEKSQRIEAILASLQASGAEPSQLSEVEEMITAPERQQLQALRNHVNKLDSSENQVDETIFLLESYISSTETSR; this comes from the exons ATGTGTGAGTTCAGGAGGGGGCGCAGGGGTCCCGGGGGTGCGGTGGAGTACCACGCCAGCTACGAGAGGGTCCTGCGAATCCTGCGCTACCCCCGCTACATCTACACCGCTAAGACCCTGTATGGAGACACCGGGGAGCTCATCGTGGAGGAGGTGCTGCAGcgcggtcacatgaccatgaGCGACTCTGTCAGGACTGTCGCCGACAGGCTGACGCACAACATGgagg AGGGTCGCAGCATGGAGTACAGTGAGGTGGTGTCTGCTTTTTCCAAACTGGTGGAAACCCATTTCCTCCAGCGCTGCCCTCCTGTGGCAGACGTAGGAACTGCACTCCCTGCAGAAGCAGAGCCCGGCGCTCCGGCTGCCCCTGCCCCTACCCTTGCAGAGAGCCACCCTGATCGCTACATACTTCCCCATATAAATCTCACGG GCCGGGGGAAGCGTCGTCACCCCAGTGATGACAGTGAAGTGGACTCAAAGGGGGCCaagagagccaaaatggatgCCTCAGCG GCTTCGGACGATATGGGGATCTACTGGCAGGTGAACTTCGACAGGTTCCACCAGCACTTCCGAGACCAGGCGATTGTCAGTGCGGTCGCCAGCAAAATGGACCAG ACCAGCAGCGAGATCGTCAGGACGATGCTGAGGATGAGCGAAGTGACGACCACGCCCACCGCCGCCTGCACACAGCCTCTCTCCGCTAACGAG ATATTCCGCGCCCTCCCGCCCAGTTACAGCATCACCCGGCCCATCCTGGAGCAGTACCTGTCCCTCCTGGTGGACGACCCG ATGGAGTTCGTGGGGAAGTCGGGCGAGAGCGGCGGGGGGATGTACGTCGTCA ATCTGCACAAGGCATTAGCCAGCCTGGCAAGGGCCACTCTGGAGTCGGTGGTGCAGGAGAG GTTTGGTTCGCGGTCGGCTCGTATCTTCCGGCTGTTGCTGCGGAAACGACACCTGGAACAGAAGCAGGTGGAAGACTTCGCCATGATCCCAGCGAAAGAGGCCAAAGACATGCTGTACACACTGCTCTCTGAGAACCTAGTTCAACTGCAG GAAATCCCAAAGACGCCTGACCACGCCCCATCCCGCACTTTCTACCTGTACACTGTCAACCCCCTACCGACAGCCAGACTGCTGCTCCAGCACTGCTACAAG gccgtGGGTAACCTGATCGAGAGGCGTCTGTATGAAACAAAGGAAAGCAA GCGCCTGCTGGAGAAGTCCCAGCGCATCGAGGCGATCCTGGCGTCGCTGCAGGCCAGCGGGGCGGAGCCCAGCCAGCTGTCTGAAGTGGAGGAGATGATCACTGCGCCAGagaggcagcagctgcaggcacTGCGCAACCATGTCAACAA GTTGGACTCCAGCGAGAACCAGGTGGATGAGACCATCTTCCTTTTGGAGTCCTACATCAGCTCCACGGAGACGTCccgctga
- the dap3 gene encoding 28S ribosomal protein S29, mitochondrial, with product MALHRLSLRLRQTVTQTRSLHGSGWGQQLGSAAVEPEPPVRSEHAFFRTAEGDPAHHSEHHLGQHYTLPPATMRSLFPHGLPPRFQLQVKTFNECSVMVREPAVEIISHLKRADYSKPAIRYLLYGERGSGKTMSLCHAMHYCYNQGWMILHIPDAHLWVKNCSELHPSAFHSSRYDQPIQAVQWLRNFRVTNEHFLSKIKTTRRYMWTKRESTEEGQPLKEIVEHGLSRVKSSCDVVGALLRELRLQAGGPERFRVAVAVDGTNALWGRTTLKKEDKTMIAPEELTLVHNLRKMLRNDWCGGAIITALSQTGSLFKPTSAYLPQELLGEEGFVSLEPFLPVPVPVYGEKEFESCYQYYIDRNWLQHPQSRTEEGKKEIIFLSNRNPAVLERLCASL from the exons ATGGCTCTGCACCGGCTGTCTTTACGACTCCGACAGACT GTGACTCAGACGCGTTCCCTTCATGGCAGTGGGTGGGGCCAGCAGCTGGGGTCAGCGGCAGTGGAACCAGAACCTCCGGTCAGAAGTGAACATGCATTCTTCAGAACCGCTGAGGGGGATCCA gctCATCATTCTGAGCACCATTTGGGTCAGCACTACACCCTTCCCCCAGCCACCATGCGGTCCCTGTTCCCCCATGGTCTGCCCCCTCGGTTCCAGCTGCAG GTGAAGACGTTCAACGAGTGCAGCGTGATGGTGCGCGAGCCGGCCGTGGAGATCATCTCGCACTTGAAGAGAGCGGACTACAGCAAGCCCGCCATCCGCTACCTACTCT ATGGAGAAAGAGGCTCTGGAAAGACGATGTCGCTGTGTCATGCAATGCACTACTGCTACAATCAAGGCTGGATGATACTGCACATACCTGATG CTCACCTGTGGGTGAAGAACTGCAGTGAACTCCACCCTTCTGCCTTCCACTCCTCCCGGTATGACCAGCCAATCCAGGCCGTCCAATGGCTGAGGAACTTCCGGGTCACAAACGAGCATTTCCTGTCCAAG ATAAAGACGACCAGGCGCTACATGTGGACTAAGAGGGAGAGCACTGAGGAGGGACAGCCACTGAAGGAGATAGTAGAGCAT GGCTTGTCCCGGGTGAAGAGCAGCTGTGACGTGGTGGGGGCACTGCTGAGGGAGCTACGGCTGCAGGCGGGGGGgccggag CGCTTTCGGGTGGCGGTGGCCGTGGACGGGACGAACGCACTCTGGGGGAGGACTACCCTGAAGAAGGAGGACAAAACTATG ATTGCTCCTGAGGAGCTGACTCTGGTTCACAACCTGAGGAAAATGCTGAGGAATGACTGG TGTGGGGGTGCCATTATCACCGCACTGTCCCAGACAGGCTCTCTGTTCAAACCCACCTCTGCCTACCTGCCCCAGGAGCTGCTCGGAGAG GAGGGCTTTGTCAGCTTGGAACCCTTTCTGCCCGTTCCAGTGCCGGTGTACGGTGAGAAGGAGTTTGAGAGCTGCTATCAGTACTACATTGACCGCAACTGGTTGCAGCATCCGCAAA GCCGCACCgaagagggaaagaaggagattATCTTCCTCAGCAACAGGAACCCTGCTGTGCTGGAGAGACTGTGTGCATCGCTCTGA
- the rnf115 gene encoding E3 ubiquitin-protein ligase RNF115: protein MAEAAAVPQHRFFCHCCKGEVNPKLPEYICPRCDSGFIEEVTEDSSLLEGGANGISDDTATQFAELWHLLFVERPFTVDSDPSGLDSRGLGGLGSLGGLGGLGGGPIGGLGGPLGTSLGGSEHWGPGRPPRLHSQRRYRSRGSSRPDRSPAVEGIVQQFLAGLFANSGVPGSPPLSWTGMLHSNPGDYAWGQGGLDAVITQLLGQFENTGPPPAEKEKISSLPTVIVSQEQADSSLECPVCKEDYSVGEPVRQLPCNHFFHSDCIVPWLELHDTCPVCRKSLNGEDSSTQQSPEPHSLNTDPRTQERWSF, encoded by the exons ATGGCGGAGGCTGCGGCGGTTCCACAGCATCGGTTCTTCTGTCACTGTTGTAAAGGTGAAGTCAACCCCAAACTCCCG GAGTATATATGTCCCAGATGTGACTCAGGGTTCATAGAGGAAGTGACAGAAGACTCCAG TCTGCTGGAGGGTGGTGCTAATGGGATCAGCGATGACACGGCCACACAGTTTGCAGAG CTCTGGCACCTGCTGTTTGTGGAGCGGCCGTTCACGGTAGACTCCGACCCCTCCGGCCTGGATTCGCGCGGTCTGGGCGGTCTGGGCAGCCTGGGCGGCCTGGGCGGCCTTGGAGGCGGTCCCATCGGGGGCTTGGGCGGGCCCCTGGGGACGTCGCTGGGAGGCAGCGAGCACTGGGGGCCCGGACGCCCCCCTCGCCTGCACAGTCAGAGGAGGTACCGGTCCCGGGGCAGCAGTAGGCCCGACCGCTCACCGGCCGTGGAAGG GATAGTACAGCAGTTTTTGGCTGGTCTGTTTGCCAACTCTGGCGTTCCTGGCTCTCCTCCGCTATCATG gacGGGTATGCTACACTCAAACCCTGGGGACTACGCCTGGGGTCAGGGAGGACTAGACGCCGTCATCACACAG TTGTTGGGTCAGTTCGAGAACACGGGTCCCCCTccagcagagaaagagaaaatctcctccctccccacggTCATCGTCTCTCAGGAACAAGCTG ACTCTAGTTTGGAGTGCCCGGTGTGCAAGGAAGACTACTCAGTGGGCGAGCCCGTCAGGCAGCTCCCCTGCAACCACTTCTTCCACAGCGACTGCATAGTGCCCTGGCTGGAACTG CACGACACGTGTCCGGTGTGCAGAAAGAGCCTGAACGGGGAGGACAGCAGCACCCAGCAGTCCCCGGAGCCCCACTCCCTCAACACGGACCCCCGCACACAGGAGAGATGGTCCTTCTGA
- the gba gene encoding lysosomal acid glucosylceramidase, with the protein MTQPRLVLFVMLAVASTPSRGNNECVARNFGRDSVVCECNATHCDSPGSIQLQPPGQYLSFLTTQTGKRMERSQGQVQNSSTGAALRLSIVFVQKYQRIKGFGGAMTDSAAMNILTLSPGAQDKLLRQYFSVEGIEYSVVRVPMASCDFSTRQYTYADTPGDYQLDKFTLAPEDIHMKIPLIQRAQALSPRPLSLLASAWSAPAWMKTNGALIGKGTLKGQPGGKEYKTWAKYYVRFLDEYRKYNLTFWAMTTGNEPTAGQLTNYSFQALGFTPETQRDWVSMDLGPALTQSQHKRTQLLILDDQRLLLPHWAKVVLSDVHAARYIHGIAVHWYMDHITPAKLSLSTTHHLYPEYYLFGTEACAGWKPYDRGVRLGSWDRAEDYAHDIIEDLNHYVAGWTDWNLALDLGGGPNWVKNFVDSPIIVDGTRDVFYKQPTFYSMAHFSKFLREGSQRVGVSYSVDSDLETTAFHRPDGSRVLIVLNRSGKAVQFEVWDSTVGYIPSVSPAHSILTLIWAAP; encoded by the exons ATGACGCAGCCACGCTTAGTCCTCTTCGTTATGCTCGCGGTAGCGAGTACACCTTCCAGag GCAACAATGAATGCGTGGCTCGGAACTTCGGCCGTGACTCCGTGGTGTGCGAATGTAACGCCACTCACTGTGATAGTCCCGGCTCCATCCAGCTGCAACCACCGGGGCAGTATCTGTCATTCCTCACCACCCAGACGGGCAAGCGAATGGAGAGGAGCCAGGGCCAGGTTCAGAACAGCAGCACTGGGGCTG CTCTTAGGCTCAGTATAGTTTTCGTTCAGAAGTACCAGAGGATTAAGGGCTTTGGGGGTGCTATGACAGATTCAGCGGCCATGAACATCCTGACGCTATCCCCAGGAGCTCAGGACAAGCTTCTGAGGCAGTACTTCTCCGTGGAAG gtATAGAGTACAGTGTGGTGCGTGTGCCCATGGCTAGCTGCGACTTCTCCACTCGTCAGTACACCTATGCTGACACGCCTGGAGATTACCAGCTGGACAAGTTCACCCTGGCCCCTGAAGACATACACATGAAG ATCCCTCTGATCCAGCGCGCACAAGCCCTCTCCCCAAGGCCCCTGTCCCTGCTGGCCAGTGCCTGGAGCGCCCCCGCCTGGATGAAGACCAACGGTGCACTCATTGGCAAGGGCACCCTGAAGGGTCAACCAGGAGGCAAGGAGTACAAGACCTGGGCTAAATACTATGTCAG ATTCTTGGACGAGTACAGGAAGTACAACCTGACCTTTTGGGCTATGACGACAGGGAACGAGCCGACGGCTGGGCAGTTAACCAATTACAGCTTCCAGGCGCTGGGCTTTACCCCAGAGACGCAACGGGATTGGGTGTCCATGGATTTAGGACCCGCCCTCACCCAATCCCAGCACAAGCGCACTCAACTGCTTATTCTTGACGACCAGAGGCTGCTGCTGCCGCACTGGGCGAAAGTG GTGCTGAGTGATGTCCACGCTGCCCGCTACATCCACGGCATCGCGGTTCACTGGTACATGGACCACATCACCCCGGCCAAGTTGTCCCTGTCCACCACGCACCACCTCTACCCAGAATACTACCTCTTTGGCACCGAGGCGTGTGCGGGCTGGAAGCCCTACGACAGGGGGGTGCGGCTGGGCAGCTGGGACAGGGCTGAGGATTACGCCCATGACATCATCGAG GACCTTAACCACTACGTGGCGGGCTGGACCGACTGGAACTTGGCCCTGGACCTGGGCGGGGGGCCGAACTGGGTGAAGAACTTCGTGGACAGCCCGATCATCGTGGACGGGACCCGGGACGTGTTCTACAAGCAGCCGACCTTCTACAGCATGGCCCACTTCAG TAAATTTCTGAGGGAGGGGTCCCAGCGTGTGGGCGTGTCCTACAGCGTGGACTCTGATTTAGAGACCACTGCCTTCCACAGGCCAGATGGATCCAGAGTGCTGATTGTCCTTaacag GTCTGGTAAGGCCGTGCAGTTTGAGGTGTGGGACTCGACTGTGGGCTACAttccctccgtctctccggCACACTCCATTCTCACACTCATCTGGGCTGCGCCCTAG